From a region of the uncultured Desulfatiglans sp. genome:
- a CDS encoding Putative Nitrogen assimilation regulatory protein (fragment) (Evidence 3 : Putative function from multiple computational evidences) → MDNPGITDEAKEILDNHPWPGNVRELGNCIQKTLIFNRGAPISPEDINQAISGQGNVEGGGAFAGDEGVQQWIVNALTAGGSDNLFESCMDRFARMLISEALRVTGGNRSRAAKLLGLSRPTLHSKIEKYHLKFETSVKETS, encoded by the coding sequence ATGGACAATCCCGGCATTACAGATGAGGCCAAAGAGATCCTCGACAATCACCCCTGGCCCGGAAATGTCCGTGAGTTGGGAAACTGCATCCAGAAAACGCTCATTTTCAACAGAGGCGCCCCCATCTCACCGGAGGACATCAACCAGGCCATCAGCGGGCAGGGCAATGTCGAGGGGGGAGGCGCTTTCGCCGGCGATGAAGGGGTTCAACAATGGATCGTGAACGCGCTCACAGCAGGGGGCAGCGACAATCTTTTTGAAAGCTGTATGGATCGCTTTGCAAGGATGTTGATCAGCGAGGCACTGCGTGTAACGGGCGGTAATCGGTCCCGTGCGGCCAAACTGCTCGGATTGTCTCGACCGACCCTTCACTCCAAGATCGAAAAATATCATCTTAAATTCGAGACATCGGTCAAGGAAACCTCCTGA
- a CDS encoding Response regulator receiver domain protein, whose translation MAEKVLLVDDEEDFLDSLAERMRARGMNVDTSLSAKEALQKAESESFDAIVLDLMMPEMDGLEVLKTLKEKRPELQIILLTGHATIEKGIEAMKLGATDFLEKPADLKSLTEKIQKAQAKKMILVEKQTEEKIKKIMSERAW comes from the coding sequence ATGGCGGAAAAAGTTTTGCTTGTGGACGACGAGGAAGATTTTCTGGACAGCCTGGCGGAACGGATGCGGGCCCGCGGCATGAATGTGGACACCAGCCTTTCAGCAAAAGAGGCCCTCCAGAAGGCCGAGTCCGAATCCTTCGATGCGATCGTTCTGGATCTCATGATGCCCGAGATGGATGGGCTGGAGGTCTTGAAAACCCTCAAGGAAAAAAGGCCCGAGCTCCAAATCATTTTATTGACGGGGCATGCAACCATCGAAAAAGGCATCGAGGCCATGAAACTCGGCGCCACGGATTTTCTCGAAAAGCCGGCGGACCTCAAGTCTCTCACTGAAAAGATCCAGAAGGCCCAGGCGAAAAAGATGATCCTCGTAGAAAAGCAGACCGAAGAAAAGATCAAAAAGATCATGTCCGAGCGAGCGTGGTGA
- a CDS encoding conserved hypothetical protein (Evidence 4 : Unknown function but conserved in other organisms): MNRCDTGARTGLVFFGTISASISHELKNALAIINESAGLIEDFTLMAQKGLPLDPERLKTVAGRIQKQIQRADGIVKNMNRFAHSVDVPLKEIDLQDTLYFMSLLAHRLADRQGVTLEAAEAKGGIQILTDPFRLQNLLWHCIRFLLPFADSQKRIRMAAEEGAEEVCIQFSGAEGFIHGVPDTFSGEEEKILLDALGARLITEKEHERLIVALPKQLQP, encoded by the coding sequence ATGAACCGATGCGACACCGGGGCTCGTACGGGGTTGGTGTTTTTTGGAACCATTTCGGCCTCTATATCCCACGAACTCAAAAACGCACTGGCCATCATCAACGAATCGGCGGGTCTGATCGAGGATTTTACCCTGATGGCCCAAAAAGGCCTTCCCCTCGATCCAGAGCGCCTGAAAACGGTAGCCGGCCGCATTCAAAAGCAGATCCAGCGCGCAGACGGGATCGTCAAAAATATGAACCGCTTCGCCCACAGTGTGGACGTCCCTTTAAAAGAGATCGACCTGCAAGACACCCTTTATTTCATGTCTTTGCTGGCTCACCGGCTCGCCGACAGACAGGGCGTCACGCTTGAGGCGGCTGAAGCGAAGGGCGGCATCCAGATCCTGACCGACCCATTCAGGCTCCAAAACCTGCTCTGGCACTGTATCCGCTTTCTCCTGCCTTTTGCCGACAGCCAAAAACGGATTCGCATGGCAGCCGAGGAAGGCGCTGAAGAGGTCTGCATCCAGTTCAGCGGCGCTGAGGGTTTTATCCATGGGGTCCCGGACACTTTTTCCGGAGAGGAGGAAAAAATCCTGCTCGATGCCCTTGGTGCACGGCTGATAACAGAAAAGGAACACGAGAGGCTCATCGTCGCTTTGCCGAAACAGCTGCAACCCTGA
- a CDS encoding Response regulator receiver protein, whose translation MRVLLVDDEEELVSTLAERLNMRGIEADWATKVEDAISLVGETSYDIAVLDIKLPKMSGLQLKKKLEDLRPKMKFIFMTGHGSEADFRTGAAEAGEAFYLVKPVGIEILVEKMQEVMQSEGKRS comes from the coding sequence ATGCGGGTGCTGCTGGTGGACGATGAGGAGGAATTGGTCTCCACGCTGGCCGAACGATTGAATATGCGGGGAATCGAGGCTGATTGGGCGACGAAGGTCGAAGATGCCATTTCACTTGTAGGAGAGACCTCTTACGACATCGCGGTCCTGGACATCAAACTGCCCAAGATGAGCGGGCTGCAACTGAAAAAGAAGCTCGAGGATTTGCGGCCGAAGATGAAATTCATTTTCATGACAGGACACGGCTCTGAAGCGGATTTCCGGACCGGCGCCGCCGAGGCGGGCGAAGCGTTTTACCTCGTAAAACCTGTGGGGATCGAGATCCTGGTAGAAAAAATGCAGGAAGTGATGCAGTCGGAGGGGAAGCGTTCATGA
- a CDS encoding conserved hypothetical protein (Evidence 4 : Unknown function but conserved in other organisms), which translates to MAAPISLKPKFWDHRDIAAGPYKHLFNFRRIWKLTVLLTAGVTIIPLLFMAFIDYKVTQKATEAEIQFRTARLVSNTRRAVSFFLFERAAALEFVVQDNSFEALHDPVRLAELLKHLKEAFGGFTDLGVVDALGGQRTYVGPYELEGVDYSHEVWYQQVVERGMHVSDVFLGFRQVPHLIIAVKHSLPNGSFFVVRASIDTQEFNSLLFDMEVGGLGDIFLINHQGILQTPSRFYGDVLQKIPSPTPEFSDKTRVVQHESPEGTPLVIGYAYITDTPFILMICKHKRELIESWTRANMQLLGFLAVSILIILLVILGVATYLVEQLHTADQRRVATLHQVEYANKMASIGRLAAGVAHEINNPLAIINEKAGLIKDLFAFDQRYAQDEKLIRLLDGILNSVARCATITRRLLNFARHMDDSQIVPLQLRETILEVLGFLGKETEYRSIVVSLQVPEDLPELQMDRSKLQQILLNLINNSFAAMRDGGHLSIGATHADENHVKVRVADDGCGIPEGDLKRVFEPFFSTKTKQGGTGLGLSITYGLVQELGGHIDVESQLGKGTVFTITLPLTQERKGGEANAGAAGGR; encoded by the coding sequence ATGGCAGCGCCCATATCGCTCAAACCGAAATTCTGGGACCACCGGGACATCGCCGCCGGCCCTTACAAGCACCTGTTCAACTTCAGGCGGATCTGGAAACTCACCGTCCTGCTGACGGCCGGGGTGACCATCATACCACTCCTCTTCATGGCCTTCATCGATTACAAGGTCACCCAGAAGGCCACGGAGGCGGAGATCCAGTTCCGTACCGCCAGACTGGTCTCCAACACCCGCCGGGCCGTCTCCTTTTTTCTGTTCGAACGGGCTGCCGCCCTGGAGTTCGTGGTTCAGGACAACTCCTTCGAGGCCCTGCACGACCCCGTGCGTCTCGCTGAATTATTGAAACACCTCAAGGAGGCCTTCGGCGGCTTTACCGACCTTGGCGTTGTCGACGCCCTGGGCGGTCAGCGAACCTACGTGGGACCCTATGAACTCGAAGGTGTCGATTATTCTCACGAAGTTTGGTATCAGCAGGTCGTGGAGCGGGGGATGCACGTCAGTGACGTCTTCCTGGGTTTTCGTCAAGTGCCTCACTTGATCATCGCCGTCAAACACTCCCTGCCGAACGGCTCCTTCTTCGTGGTGAGGGCCTCTATCGACACCCAGGAATTCAACAGCCTGCTCTTCGATATGGAGGTCGGCGGCCTGGGGGATATCTTTCTCATCAACCACCAGGGGATTCTGCAGACACCATCGCGCTTCTATGGAGACGTGCTGCAGAAAATTCCCTCCCCCACACCTGAATTTTCCGACAAGACAAGGGTCGTCCAGCATGAGAGCCCCGAAGGGACCCCGCTTGTCATCGGCTACGCCTACATTACGGATACGCCATTCATCCTGATGATCTGCAAACACAAACGTGAGCTGATCGAATCCTGGACCCGCGCCAACATGCAGCTGCTCGGGTTTCTGGCCGTCAGCATCCTGATCATCCTCCTGGTCATCCTGGGGGTTGCCACCTATCTGGTCGAACAGCTCCATACCGCCGATCAGCGGCGGGTCGCCACTCTCCACCAGGTCGAATACGCCAACAAAATGGCCTCCATCGGACGTCTGGCCGCCGGGGTGGCACACGAAATCAACAATCCGCTTGCCATCATCAACGAGAAGGCCGGACTCATCAAAGATCTCTTCGCCTTTGACCAGCGCTATGCACAGGACGAAAAACTCATCCGCCTCCTGGACGGCATCCTGAATTCCGTCGCCCGCTGCGCAACCATCACCCGGCGCCTGCTGAATTTCGCCCGGCACATGGACGACAGCCAGATCGTACCCCTCCAACTGCGGGAGACTATCCTGGAGGTCCTCGGGTTTTTGGGGAAAGAAACCGAGTACCGCTCCATCGTAGTGTCTTTGCAGGTGCCAGAAGACCTGCCCGAACTCCAGATGGATCGGAGCAAACTGCAGCAGATTCTGCTGAACCTCATCAACAATTCGTTCGCCGCCATGCGCGACGGCGGCCACCTCTCGATTGGAGCTACCCATGCGGACGAAAATCATGTTAAAGTACGTGTAGCCGATGACGGATGCGGCATTCCCGAAGGGGATCTGAAACGGGTTTTCGAACCCTTCTTCTCCACGAAAACCAAGCAGGGGGGGACCGGGCTCGGGTTATCCATCACCTACGGCCTCGTTCAGGAGTTGGGAGGTCACATCGACGTTGAAAGCCAATTGGGCAAGGGCACCGTTTTTACCATCACTTTACCCCTAACCCAAGAAAGGAAGGGAGGAGAGGCGAATGCGGGTGCTGCTGGTGGACGATGA
- a CDS encoding Response regulator receiver protein translates to MSIITVFNGTFCHEAAVLQGLLETTGAEHITDADVVAGASRISGMDEGKLSKTFSVKTSIFNKFTHEKERSIAWLRLALAQILERDNLLISGFSSLLVGPHIAHALRICLIAEMRFRLEDAARTEGLNEKEALRLIHRQDEERALWVDTLFGKKDPWDASLYDIVLPMDKLSSGQAVALVQENLGKDVVKTTSRSRRAVEDFHLAAEVEVALAKEGHNIVVRAKDGRITLTINKHTLLLSRLEEELRSIAERVPGVESVETKVGEGFYQADIYRKYDFQVPAKVLLVDDEREFVQTLSERLLMRDMGSAIAYDGESALTLVKEEEPEVMILDLKMPGIDGIEVLRRVKETQPEIEVIILTGHGSEADRKVCMDLGAFAYLQKPVDIELLSDTLKKANEQIQKRKAQNGAQSS, encoded by the coding sequence ATGTCCATCATCACTGTTTTCAACGGGACCTTTTGTCATGAAGCCGCTGTGTTGCAAGGTCTGCTCGAGACAACCGGGGCGGAGCACATCACCGACGCCGATGTGGTCGCAGGCGCCAGCCGGATCTCGGGTATGGACGAAGGCAAGCTGTCCAAGACCTTCAGCGTAAAGACATCGATCTTCAACAAATTCACCCACGAAAAGGAACGATCCATCGCCTGGCTCCGCCTGGCCCTGGCGCAGATCCTCGAGCGTGACAATCTGCTGATCAGCGGTTTTTCAAGCCTGCTTGTCGGACCGCATATCGCGCATGCGCTGCGGATCTGTCTCATCGCCGAAATGCGGTTTCGGCTGGAAGACGCCGCCAGAACGGAAGGGCTCAATGAAAAGGAAGCTCTTCGCCTGATTCACCGCCAGGATGAGGAGCGCGCACTCTGGGTCGATACCCTTTTCGGCAAAAAGGATCCTTGGGATGCCTCCCTCTACGACATCGTACTCCCCATGGACAAGCTCAGCTCGGGACAGGCGGTTGCGCTCGTTCAGGAGAATCTCGGCAAGGATGTGGTAAAAACCACTTCCCGATCCCGGAGGGCCGTCGAGGATTTCCATCTTGCGGCAGAGGTCGAGGTGGCGCTTGCCAAGGAGGGACATAACATCGTCGTCAGGGCGAAAGACGGCCGCATCACGTTGACCATCAACAAGCACACCCTGCTGCTGAGCCGCCTCGAAGAAGAACTCCGATCCATTGCGGAGCGCGTACCCGGTGTCGAGTCCGTCGAGACCAAGGTTGGCGAAGGTTTTTACCAGGCGGATATCTACCGGAAATACGACTTTCAGGTCCCGGCAAAAGTGCTCCTGGTAGACGACGAGCGGGAGTTCGTTCAAACCCTGTCAGAGCGTCTGCTCATGCGGGATATGGGGTCGGCCATAGCCTATGACGGCGAATCGGCCCTCACCCTGGTCAAGGAAGAAGAACCCGAGGTCATGATCCTTGATCTCAAGATGCCCGGAATAGACGGCATCGAAGTGCTGCGACGCGTCAAGGAAACGCAGCCCGAGATCGAAGTGATCATCCTGACTGGGCATGGATCCGAGGCCGACCGGAAGGTCTGCATGGATCTCGGCGCTTTCGCTTACCTTCAAAAGCCGGTGGATATCGAGCTGTTGAGTGACACCCTCAAGAAGGCCAACGAACAGATCCAGAAGCGCAAGGCGCAAAACGGCGCACAAAGCAGCTGA